A genomic segment from Dietzia psychralcaliphila encodes:
- a CDS encoding lipase family protein has protein sequence MRSPLSDRATTRGLPTLAGALALGLVVALAPALTTGAAPEAAAQGSSDQGSSAQGSPAQGSSDQGASANGSSNAPDRTAFYTPPAELPADPGTVIRSEPMTITPSVPDLVAGGALPADAQRIMYRSTGAAGGPVAVTGTYLQPKSPWAGPGPRPLAVVTPGTQGQGDQCAPSKSMEVGLSTQTTPLSMAAGYSLIDAYAMLAEGFAVVVTDYEGLGTPGHHPYVNRDSQGRSALDAARAAVRLAGTDLAPDSPTVVSGYSQGGGAAAAAGEMQPEYAPDLNLVGIAAGAPPSDMLGTLDRVDGGVLTGAVGYAINGILQVHPELRAAFDRQLNDEGRRMLEVTSTQCVAETAFAYGLRRTNEFTVHGNSLADAARSEPEILRVLESYNLGAVAPTVPSLVLIGRNDDVVPHYTAVDLVRDWCAQGTTVELRTAELPALAPGLVIDHALPMLSEVSTNARYLMDRVHDRPAPNSCGTV, from the coding sequence GTGAGATCACCGTTATCCGACCGGGCCACCACCCGCGGCCTGCCCACCCTCGCCGGGGCTCTCGCGTTGGGTCTGGTCGTGGCCCTGGCACCGGCTCTCACGACCGGCGCGGCTCCGGAGGCCGCCGCGCAGGGTTCATCCGACCAGGGTTCATCGGCACAGGGTTCACCGGCACAGGGTTCATCCGACCAGGGTGCGTCCGCGAATGGTTCGTCCAACGCGCCGGACCGGACCGCGTTCTACACCCCACCGGCGGAGTTGCCCGCGGACCCCGGAACAGTGATCCGCAGCGAGCCCATGACCATCACGCCGAGCGTGCCGGACCTCGTCGCCGGCGGAGCGCTGCCCGCCGACGCACAGCGGATCATGTACCGCTCTACGGGCGCGGCGGGCGGACCCGTCGCCGTCACCGGCACCTACCTGCAGCCCAAGTCCCCCTGGGCCGGCCCGGGCCCGCGACCGCTCGCCGTGGTCACACCCGGCACGCAGGGCCAGGGCGACCAGTGCGCGCCCTCCAAGTCCATGGAGGTCGGGCTCAGCACCCAGACGACCCCGCTCTCGATGGCGGCGGGGTACTCGCTGATCGACGCGTACGCGATGCTCGCCGAGGGCTTCGCCGTCGTCGTCACCGACTACGAGGGGCTGGGCACGCCCGGGCACCACCCCTACGTCAACCGTGACTCCCAGGGCCGCTCGGCCCTGGACGCCGCACGCGCCGCGGTCCGGCTGGCCGGCACCGACCTCGCCCCCGACTCCCCCACCGTGGTGAGCGGGTACTCCCAGGGTGGCGGCGCGGCCGCCGCCGCCGGCGAGATGCAGCCGGAGTACGCGCCGGACCTCAACCTGGTGGGCATCGCCGCGGGCGCCCCACCGTCGGACATGCTCGGCACCCTCGACCGCGTCGACGGCGGCGTGCTCACCGGTGCCGTCGGGTACGCGATCAACGGGATCCTGCAGGTCCACCCCGAGCTGCGAGCTGCGTTCGACCGCCAGCTCAACGACGAGGGCCGGCGCATGCTCGAGGTGACCTCGACCCAGTGCGTCGCCGAGACCGCGTTCGCCTACGGCCTGCGCCGCACCAACGAGTTCACCGTGCACGGCAACTCACTGGCCGACGCCGCCCGGTCCGAACCCGAGATCCTGCGGGTCCTTGAGAGCTACAACCTCGGCGCGGTGGCCCCCACGGTCCCCTCGCTGGTCCTGATCGGCCGCAACGACGACGTGGTCCCGCACTACACCGCGGTGGACCTGGTCCGCGACTGGTGCGCCCAGGGCACCACCGTCGAGCTGCGCACCGCGGAGCTACCCGCTCTCGCCCCGGGCCTGGTGATCGACCACGCCCTGCCGATGCTGTCCGAGGTCTCCACCAACGCCCGCTACCTCATGGACCGCGTGCACGACCGACCCGCGCCGAACTCCTGCGGCACGGTCTGA
- a CDS encoding nuclear transport factor 2 family protein, protein MTRTLVELSDRWDLQDLMTRYATCIDSKDFDGLDRVFTPDARVSFEASGGPADDYPAVRAWLAEMLPIFAATQHLMGNLEVTLDGDAATGRCMCFNPMALKPVEEKDQQVFFYGLWYLLEFVRTGEGWRIARLSQQQAFHHNLP, encoded by the coding sequence ATGACGCGAACACTGGTCGAACTATCCGATCGCTGGGATCTGCAGGACCTGATGACCAGGTACGCGACCTGCATCGATTCGAAGGACTTCGACGGGCTGGACCGGGTGTTCACCCCGGACGCGCGGGTCAGTTTCGAGGCCTCGGGCGGCCCGGCGGACGACTATCCGGCCGTGCGGGCGTGGTTGGCCGAGATGCTGCCGATCTTCGCGGCCACCCAGCACCTCATGGGCAACCTCGAGGTGACGCTGGACGGCGACGCCGCGACCGGGCGCTGCATGTGCTTCAACCCGATGGCGCTGAAACCTGTGGAGGAGAAGGACCAGCAGGTGTTCTTCTACGGGCTCTGGTACCTGCTCGAGTTCGTCCGGACCGGCGAGGGCTGGCGGATCGCCCGACTGTCCCAGCAGCAGGCGTTCCACCACAATCTGCCCTGA
- a CDS encoding nuclear transport factor 2 family protein, translated as MEYEVESRARDAIEQLKYRYWRACDAKDPEGFRSCFVTAGGVLDFGPLGRTDPDTMVGIFRQIALATASDGGPRILDMHHGFMPSISVEDPADSGAPQFATGTWTLQFRQVDREKGTETVSTGEYTDRYVTQDGHWVMAECLFTPGWSVTRTLDDATVTHPEFATVHRDDAAAATAGADS; from the coding sequence ATGGAGTACGAGGTGGAAAGCCGAGCCCGCGACGCGATCGAGCAGTTGAAGTACCGGTACTGGCGGGCCTGCGACGCCAAGGACCCGGAGGGGTTCCGGTCGTGCTTCGTCACCGCCGGTGGCGTGCTGGACTTCGGCCCCCTCGGGCGTACCGACCCGGACACGATGGTCGGCATCTTCCGCCAGATCGCGTTGGCGACGGCCTCCGACGGTGGCCCCCGGATCCTCGACATGCACCACGGCTTCATGCCCTCTATCTCCGTCGAGGACCCGGCCGACAGTGGCGCGCCGCAGTTCGCGACCGGCACCTGGACCCTGCAGTTCCGTCAGGTGGACCGCGAGAAGGGGACCGAGACCGTCTCCACGGGCGAGTACACGGATCGCTACGTGACGCAGGACGGCCACTGGGTGATGGCCGAGTGCCTGTTCACCCCGGGTTGGTCGGTCACGCGAACGCTCGACGACGCGACCGTGACGCACCCCGAGTTCGCCACCGTCCACCGCGACGACGCGGCTGCCGCGACCGCCGGGGCCGACTCGTGA
- a CDS encoding SDR family NAD(P)-dependent oxidoreductase — MARVALVTGGSRGVGRGVATALAEAGWTVYVTGRSAGRLQATLDAAAGAPGEVRPLECDHADDEQIVATVARVATEAGRLDLLVNNVWTNPKGFMGFNGKFWERPAGDWDALMGIGLRAHYVASCEAAKVMVPQGSGLMVNISSFGSRSPFHTVLYGMSKTALDKMASDMAHELAGTGVSTLSLWLGLIRTELILSLGMDDFNGFPLDRAEDPTFVGRVIAALAEDPALPELSGSTVITAEYGREHGVTNDDGAVPLSHRGAFGGGPLFPPVTDEQLGITTVDEVAAAGGHNGFVGQ; from the coding sequence ATCGCGCGCGTCGCCCTGGTCACCGGTGGGAGTCGCGGCGTGGGCAGGGGTGTGGCCACCGCGCTCGCCGAAGCGGGCTGGACGGTCTACGTCACCGGACGCTCGGCCGGGAGACTGCAGGCCACGCTCGACGCGGCGGCGGGAGCGCCCGGCGAGGTGCGCCCGCTCGAGTGTGATCACGCCGACGACGAGCAGATCGTCGCCACGGTCGCCCGCGTCGCCACCGAGGCAGGGCGTCTGGACCTGCTGGTCAACAACGTGTGGACCAACCCCAAGGGCTTCATGGGCTTCAACGGGAAGTTCTGGGAGCGGCCCGCCGGTGACTGGGACGCGCTCATGGGGATCGGGCTGCGCGCGCACTACGTCGCCAGCTGTGAGGCCGCCAAGGTGATGGTCCCGCAGGGGTCGGGCCTCATGGTCAACATCTCGTCCTTCGGGTCGCGCTCGCCGTTCCACACCGTGCTCTACGGGATGAGCAAGACCGCCCTGGACAAGATGGCCTCGGACATGGCCCACGAGCTCGCGGGCACCGGGGTGTCCACCCTGTCGCTGTGGCTCGGCCTCATCCGCACCGAGCTCATCCTGTCGTTGGGGATGGACGACTTCAACGGCTTCCCCCTGGATCGAGCCGAGGACCCGACCTTCGTCGGCCGCGTGATCGCGGCCCTGGCCGAGGACCCGGCGCTGCCGGAGCTGAGCGGGTCCACGGTCATCACCGCCGAGTACGGCCGCGAGCACGGGGTGACGAACGACGACGGCGCGGTGCCGCTGTCGCACCGCGGCGCCTTCGGCGGGGGTCCGCTCTTCCCACCCGTGACCGACGAGCAGCTGGGGATCACAACGGTCGACGAGGTGGCCGCGGCCGGTGGCCACAACGGGTTCGTGGGGCAGTAG
- a CDS encoding leucine--tRNA ligase — protein sequence MSSSDETVTAGHFDAGAHLDTGAQSSSGAQSDTGAQTEQAGPAHRYGAALAGQIEDRWRREWSERGTFEAPNPVGPLAAEDGAPLPEDKLFVQDMFPYPSGAGLHVGHPLGYIATDVFARYNRMLGANVLHTLGYDAFGLPAEQYAVQTGQHPRVTTEANIANMERQLGRLGLGHDRRRVFATTDTDFYRWTQWIFLQIHGSWYDPDAPARTTDHRENARRTGRARPISELREQFADGSRSLPGEFAGRSWADLTAGEQEKVLDAHRLVYLSDSTVNWCPGLGTVLANEEVTAEGRSERGNFPVFRKNLSQWMMRITAYSDRLVDDLDRLDWTDKVKSMQRNWIGRSQGARVRFAVADRSIEVFTTRPDTLFGATYMVLSPEHPLVDELAGPFWPEAGAVGGGGDREGDAAGGAAAELDERWTGGHSSPAEAVQEYRRRAATKSDLERQENKDKTGVFTGAYAVNPVNGAQVPVFVADYVLMGYGTGAIMAVPAHDSRDHEFATAFGLPIVQVVAPADGRELDVQAESYAGDGVAVNSVNERGLSLDGMGVDEAKAATIAWLEGEGTGEGTVQYKLRDWLFARQRYWGEPFPVVYDSDGVPHALPDEMLPVELPEVEDYKPVSFDPDDADSMPSPPLAKATEWMTVELDLGDGLGTRTFTRDANVMPNWAGSSWYQLRYIDPTNSDEMCALENERYWTGPRPEIHGEGDPGGVDLYVGGVEHAVLHLLYSRFWHKVLFDLGHVTSEEPYRRLFNQGYIQAFAYTDSRGVYVPAADVEERDGKFYLNGSPDAPEVFQEYGKMGKSLKNSVSPDEICDEYGADTLRVYEMSMGPLDTSRPWATKDVVGAHRFLQRLWRVVIEESTGQARVTGEEPPQEVLKALHKAIAGVRDDYAGLRDNTAIAKLIEYVNFLTKAYPTEGPGAPRSVVEPLVLMVAPVAPHLAEELWSRLGHTGSLAHGPFPEHDESYLVEDSVEYPVQIKGKVRSRITVPADASPADVEAAALADEKVQANLGGATPKKVIVVPGKMVNVVP from the coding sequence GTGAGCAGCAGCGACGAGACCGTCACCGCAGGGCACTTCGACGCCGGAGCGCATCTCGACACCGGCGCGCAGTCCAGCAGCGGTGCGCAGTCGGACACCGGGGCGCAGACCGAGCAGGCCGGCCCGGCCCACCGGTACGGCGCCGCCCTCGCCGGCCAGATCGAGGACCGCTGGCGGCGGGAGTGGTCCGAGCGCGGAACTTTCGAGGCCCCCAACCCCGTCGGCCCGCTCGCGGCCGAGGACGGTGCGCCGCTGCCGGAGGACAAGCTCTTCGTGCAGGACATGTTCCCGTATCCCTCGGGCGCCGGCCTCCACGTCGGCCACCCGCTCGGGTACATCGCCACCGACGTCTTCGCCCGCTACAACCGCATGCTCGGCGCCAACGTCCTGCACACGCTGGGCTACGACGCGTTCGGCCTGCCCGCCGAGCAGTACGCGGTGCAGACCGGCCAGCACCCGCGCGTGACCACCGAGGCCAACATCGCCAACATGGAGCGCCAGCTCGGTCGCCTGGGCCTGGGCCACGACCGCCGCCGCGTGTTCGCCACCACCGACACCGACTTCTACCGCTGGACGCAGTGGATCTTCCTGCAGATCCACGGTTCCTGGTACGACCCCGACGCCCCCGCCCGCACCACCGACCACCGCGAGAACGCCAGGCGCACCGGTCGGGCCCGCCCCATCTCCGAACTGCGCGAGCAGTTCGCGGACGGCTCCCGCTCGCTTCCGGGTGAGTTCGCCGGCCGATCCTGGGCCGATCTGACCGCGGGGGAGCAGGAGAAGGTCCTCGACGCGCACCGCCTGGTGTACCTGTCGGACTCGACCGTCAACTGGTGCCCCGGGCTGGGCACCGTGCTGGCCAACGAGGAGGTCACCGCCGAGGGGCGCTCCGAGCGGGGCAACTTCCCCGTCTTCCGCAAGAACCTCTCCCAGTGGATGATGCGCATCACCGCGTACTCCGACCGGCTGGTCGACGACCTGGACCGGCTGGACTGGACCGACAAGGTCAAGTCGATGCAGCGCAACTGGATCGGACGCTCACAGGGCGCGCGCGTGCGCTTCGCCGTGGCGGACCGGTCCATCGAGGTGTTCACCACCCGCCCCGACACCCTGTTCGGCGCCACCTACATGGTGCTCTCTCCGGAGCACCCGCTCGTCGACGAGCTGGCCGGGCCGTTCTGGCCGGAGGCCGGGGCGGTCGGCGGTGGGGGAGACCGAGAGGGTGATGCTGCGGGCGGCGCTGCCGCCGAGCTGGACGAGCGCTGGACCGGCGGGCACTCCTCGCCGGCCGAGGCCGTGCAGGAGTACCGGCGCCGGGCCGCCACCAAGTCCGATCTGGAGCGCCAGGAGAACAAGGACAAGACCGGCGTCTTCACCGGCGCCTACGCCGTCAACCCGGTCAACGGCGCGCAGGTACCGGTGTTCGTGGCCGACTACGTACTCATGGGCTACGGCACCGGCGCGATCATGGCCGTGCCCGCCCACGACTCCCGCGACCACGAGTTCGCCACCGCCTTCGGCCTGCCGATCGTGCAGGTCGTGGCCCCGGCCGACGGGCGCGAGCTGGACGTGCAGGCCGAGTCCTACGCGGGAGACGGCGTAGCCGTGAACTCGGTCAACGAGCGCGGGCTGTCGCTCGACGGCATGGGCGTCGACGAGGCCAAGGCCGCGACCATCGCCTGGCTCGAGGGCGAGGGCACCGGCGAGGGGACCGTCCAGTACAAGCTGCGGGACTGGCTCTTCGCCCGCCAGCGCTACTGGGGCGAGCCGTTCCCGGTGGTCTACGACTCCGACGGCGTCCCGCACGCGCTGCCCGACGAGATGTTGCCGGTGGAGTTGCCCGAGGTCGAGGACTACAAGCCCGTCTCGTTCGACCCCGACGACGCCGACTCGATGCCCTCCCCGCCGTTGGCCAAGGCCACCGAGTGGATGACCGTCGAGCTTGATCTCGGCGACGGACTGGGCACCCGCACATTCACCCGCGACGCCAACGTGATGCCCAACTGGGCCGGCTCCAGCTGGTATCAGTTGCGCTACATCGACCCCACGAACTCCGACGAGATGTGCGCGTTGGAGAACGAGCGCTACTGGACCGGACCGCGGCCCGAGATCCACGGCGAGGGCGACCCCGGTGGGGTGGACCTCTACGTCGGTGGAGTCGAACACGCCGTGCTGCACCTGCTCTACTCGCGATTCTGGCACAAGGTCCTCTTCGACCTCGGCCACGTGACCAGCGAAGAGCCGTACCGGCGCCTGTTCAACCAGGGCTACATCCAGGCGTTCGCCTACACCGATTCGCGTGGTGTCTACGTGCCCGCTGCGGATGTAGAGGAGCGGGACGGAAAGTTCTATCTGAACGGATCCCCTGACGCGCCCGAGGTGTTCCAGGAGTACGGGAAGATGGGCAAGTCGCTCAAGAACTCCGTCTCGCCGGACGAGATCTGCGACGAGTACGGCGCCGACACCCTGCGCGTGTACGAGATGTCCATGGGTCCGCTCGACACCTCACGGCCCTGGGCCACCAAGGACGTGGTGGGGGCGCACCGCTTCCTGCAGCGGTTGTGGCGCGTGGTGATCGAGGAGTCCACCGGGCAGGCCCGGGTGACCGGCGAGGAGCCGCCTCAGGAGGTGCTCAAGGCGCTGCACAAGGCGATCGCCGGTGTCCGCGACGACTACGCGGGACTGCGCGACAACACCGCGATCGCCAAGCTCATCGAGTACGTGAACTTCCTGACCAAGGCCTACCCGACGGAGGGGCCGGGAGCGCCGCGCTCGGTGGTCGAGCCGCTGGTGCTCATGGTGGCACCGGTCGCCCCGCACCTGGCGGAGGAACTGTGGTCCCGGCTCGGGCACACCGGGTCGCTGGCCCACGGCCCGTTCCCCGAGCACGACGAGTCCTACCTGGTCGAGGACTCCGTGGAGTACCCGGTGCAGATCAAGGGCAAGGTGCGCTCGCGCATCACCGTCCCCGCGGACGCCTCGCCGGCGGATGTGGAGGCCGCTGCCCTGGCCGACGAGAAGGTGCAGGCCAACCTCGGCGGCGCGACGCCCAAGAAGGTCATCGTGGTGCCCGGCAAGATGGTCAACGTCGTCCCCTGA
- a CDS encoding DoxX family protein has protein sequence MTTTATTPAHRATESETRLVPVPRVVRDIGLLLTRALLGVVLIAHGWEKLVTNGAGATGEFFDSVGVPAAQAAAVFAGGVELIGGILLILGLLTPVVAALVVVVMVGAYFFVHQGAGIFATNGGWELVAVIALAATVFGLIGAGRYSLDALIAGRRAARA, from the coding sequence GTGACCACCACGGCAACCACCCCCGCCCACCGCGCCACCGAGAGCGAGACCCGCCTCGTGCCCGTCCCGCGGGTCGTCCGCGACATCGGACTGCTCCTCACCCGCGCGCTGCTCGGTGTCGTCCTGATCGCCCACGGCTGGGAGAAGCTCGTCACCAACGGCGCAGGAGCCACCGGCGAGTTCTTCGACTCCGTCGGTGTCCCGGCAGCCCAGGCGGCCGCGGTGTTCGCGGGCGGTGTCGAGCTGATCGGTGGGATCCTGCTGATCCTGGGGCTGCTCACGCCGGTGGTCGCGGCCCTCGTCGTCGTGGTCATGGTCGGCGCCTACTTCTTCGTCCACCAGGGCGCCGGGATCTTCGCCACCAACGGTGGCTGGGAGCTCGTCGCCGTCATCGCCCTGGCCGCGACGGTCTTCGGGCTGATCGGCGCCGGGCGATACAGTCTCGACGCGCTGATCGCCGGGCGTCGCGCCGCCCGGGCCTGA